A genomic stretch from Lysobacter ciconiae includes:
- a CDS encoding OprO/OprP family phosphate-selective porin, with protein MQIRLTPLATALLLAGAVPLAHAEIALDVIGGTEISFEGLVQADYNHFGSDLADLNGDALDGSNADQELRRAELVLKGKGPGNTDWVLGYDAKADKWLDVNAKYKLGGNKRHYLQMGQFKQPNSLEELSSTRHNDFISKATITNSFAIGRRLGAAWSYGSGPFAITASVFGSELTRNKAAGDGVGLRGTFAPINQDGTILHFGLSYVDRDVDGDAIKLSAKPNADLTKASLVSTGTLANADRMATIGLESFWARGPVKLQGEFMQVDVDRHGTGADDFRGSGGYLSALWNVTGEGWKYKDGVPATAAPSDPAAGMWQLGVRYDTIDLDDGAVQGGRMDAITAGVNVYWRSNFKLALNYVKLDSRRAGIDDNPDIIEARLQFHW; from the coding sequence ATGCAGATCCGCCTGACCCCTCTTGCCACCGCGCTGCTGCTGGCGGGCGCCGTTCCGCTCGCCCATGCCGAAATCGCCCTCGATGTCATCGGTGGCACGGAGATCAGCTTCGAAGGACTGGTCCAGGCCGACTACAACCATTTCGGCAGCGACCTGGCAGACCTCAATGGCGATGCGCTGGACGGCAGCAACGCCGACCAGGAGCTGCGTCGCGCCGAGCTGGTGCTCAAGGGCAAGGGCCCGGGCAACACCGACTGGGTGCTCGGCTATGACGCCAAAGCCGACAAGTGGCTCGACGTCAATGCGAAGTACAAGCTGGGCGGCAACAAGCGGCACTACCTTCAGATGGGCCAGTTCAAGCAGCCCAACAGCCTGGAGGAGCTGTCGTCGACCAGGCACAACGACTTCATCTCCAAGGCCACCATCACCAACAGCTTCGCCATCGGTCGTCGCCTGGGCGCCGCCTGGTCCTATGGCAGCGGCCCCTTCGCCATCACCGCCAGTGTTTTTGGCAGCGAGCTGACCCGCAACAAGGCCGCCGGTGACGGTGTCGGCCTGCGCGGTACCTTTGCCCCGATCAACCAGGACGGCACCATCCTCCACTTCGGCCTGTCGTACGTCGACCGCGATGTCGATGGCGACGCAATCAAGCTGTCGGCCAAACCCAATGCCGACCTGACCAAAGCGAGCCTGGTCAGCACCGGCACCCTGGCCAATGCGGACCGGATGGCGACGATCGGTCTGGAGAGCTTCTGGGCGCGCGGGCCGGTCAAGCTGCAGGGCGAGTTCATGCAGGTCGACGTCGACCGCCACGGCACCGGCGCGGACGACTTCCGCGGCAGCGGCGGGTACCTGAGCGCCCTGTGGAACGTCACCGGCGAGGGCTGGAAGTACAAGGACGGCGTTCCCGCCACCGCAGCTCCCAGCGACCCGGCGGCGGGTATGTGGCAGCTTGGTGTGCGCTACGACACCATCGATCTGGACGACGGCGCCGTGCAGGGCGGCCGGATGGACGCGATCACCGCCGGGGTGAATGTCTACTGGCGCTCGAACTTCAAGCTGGCGCTGAACTACGTGAAGCTCGACAGCCGGCGCGCGGGGATCGACGACAACCCCGACATCATCGAGGCACGGCTGCAGTTCCACTGGTAG
- a CDS encoding Yip1 family protein produces MNSEPLIDRVKSILFNPRGTWPVIGAEPATVARLYTRYIMILAALPAIFTFIKTSLIGYSMFGATMRTGIVAGLLGALLTYALSLVMVYVVALIINALAPSFRGQKNQVQALKVIAYAYTAAWVAGIAVIIPWLGGLIGVVGGIYSIYLLYLGLPHTMKNPPEKSLAYTVVIVVITLVLSLLIGALVAGVTGIGAMATGAMTGTSSSSSVVFDKDTKLGQLAAFGEQMKAAGERMEAAESGSRSKDRGAAKATGADGDSRDADMASAEAAMAALFGGKDGKPLEALEPEQLKGLLPASIAGMPRTGTSASRESAMGMQVSNASADYASEDGQRRLKLTLSDAPMMAKMGAFRGLMSSESSSETQDGFEKTYSRNGRHIEEKWNSRSGRGAYEVMVGSRFTVKAEGTAENFQQIQSAVESVDLAKLEAVAKAGAEQH; encoded by the coding sequence ATGAATTCCGAACCCTTGATCGACCGGGTCAAGTCCATCCTGTTCAACCCGCGCGGCACTTGGCCGGTCATCGGCGCAGAGCCGGCGACGGTCGCCCGGCTCTACACCCGATACATCATGATCCTGGCCGCGCTGCCGGCCATTTTCACCTTCATCAAGACCAGCCTGATCGGCTACAGCATGTTCGGCGCGACCATGCGCACCGGCATCGTGGCCGGCCTGCTCGGCGCGCTGCTGACCTACGCGCTCAGCCTGGTCATGGTGTATGTCGTGGCACTGATCATCAACGCGCTGGCGCCGAGCTTTCGCGGCCAGAAGAACCAGGTGCAGGCGCTGAAGGTGATCGCCTACGCCTACACCGCGGCCTGGGTCGCCGGGATAGCCGTCATCATTCCATGGTTGGGCGGATTGATTGGCGTGGTCGGCGGGATCTATTCCATCTACCTGCTGTACCTGGGCCTGCCGCACACGATGAAGAACCCGCCGGAGAAATCGCTGGCCTACACCGTGGTGATCGTGGTGATCACGCTGGTGCTGAGCCTGCTGATCGGCGCGCTGGTGGCCGGGGTGACCGGTATCGGCGCAATGGCGACCGGTGCGATGACCGGGACCTCGAGCAGCTCCAGCGTCGTGTTCGACAAGGACACCAAGCTGGGCCAACTGGCGGCTTTTGGCGAGCAGATGAAGGCCGCCGGCGAGCGCATGGAGGCGGCCGAGTCGGGAAGCCGCAGCAAGGACCGCGGCGCTGCGAAAGCCACCGGCGCTGACGGCGACTCACGCGATGCCGACATGGCGTCCGCGGAGGCGGCGATGGCCGCGCTGTTCGGCGGCAAGGACGGCAAGCCGCTGGAGGCGCTGGAGCCGGAGCAGCTGAAGGGCCTGTTGCCGGCATCAATCGCCGGGATGCCGCGCACCGGCACCAGCGCCAGCCGCGAGAGTGCCATGGGGATGCAGGTCAGCAACGCCTCGGCCGACTACGCCAGCGAGGACGGCCAGCGGCGCCTCAAGCTGACGCTGTCGGACGCGCCGATGATGGCCAAGATGGGCGCATTCCGCGGACTGATGAGTTCGGAGTCCTCATCGGAGACGCAGGACGGCTTTGAGAAGACCTACAGCCGCAACGGACGTCATATCGAAGAGAAGTGGAACAGCCGCAGCGGCCGGGGCGCCTACGAGGTCATGGTCGGCAGCCGCTTCACGGTGAAGGCCGAGGGCACCGCGGAGAACTTCCAGCAGATCCAGTCCGCGGTGGAAAGCGTCGACCTGGCCAAGCTGGAGGCCGTGGCCAAGGCGGGGGCCGAGCAGCACTAG
- the pstS gene encoding phosphate ABC transporter substrate-binding protein PstS — MKPNRIAALSFVFALAAAAIGCTAPTDGSTSDADAGAAGAAQITGAGATFVFPLVSRWSADYHAATGHQVNYQSIGSGGGIAQITAATVDFGSSDAPLSSAELAQAGLGQFPSAIGGVVPVVNVAGIEPGQLRLTGPLLADIYLGKLTTWNDPAIAALNPDLALPATGISLVQRSDGSGTTFNFTNYLSKVSPAWRDAVGEGKSVQWPAGVGGKGNEGVASYVQQIDGAIGYVELAYAIQNAMSHALLQNAAGNFVAPNADSFQAAAATADWAGASDFNLVITNAPGEQAWPITATNFILMHKQPADAERSRNALDFFRWALHNGQAQADALHYVPLPAPLVDQVERYWASEFGFTRRRPVTRRHP; from the coding sequence ATGAAACCCAACCGCATCGCCGCCCTGTCCTTCGTCTTCGCTCTTGCCGCCGCCGCTATCGGCTGCACGGCGCCCACCGACGGCAGCACGTCCGACGCCGACGCCGGCGCCGCGGGTGCCGCGCAGATCACCGGCGCGGGCGCGACCTTCGTCTTCCCGCTGGTGTCGCGCTGGTCCGCCGACTACCACGCCGCGACCGGCCACCAGGTCAACTACCAGTCGATCGGCTCCGGCGGCGGCATCGCCCAGATCACCGCCGCCACGGTCGACTTCGGCTCCTCGGACGCACCGCTGTCGAGCGCCGAGTTGGCCCAGGCGGGCCTCGGTCAGTTCCCTTCCGCGATTGGCGGCGTGGTGCCGGTGGTCAACGTCGCCGGCATCGAGCCGGGCCAGTTGCGCCTGACCGGACCGCTGCTGGCGGACATCTACCTGGGCAAGCTCACTACCTGGAACGATCCGGCGATCGCAGCCCTCAACCCCGACCTGGCGCTGCCGGCGACCGGCATCAGCCTGGTCCAGCGCTCCGACGGTTCGGGCACGACCTTCAACTTCACCAACTATCTGTCCAAGGTGAGTCCGGCGTGGCGGGACGCTGTTGGCGAAGGCAAGTCCGTGCAGTGGCCGGCAGGTGTCGGCGGCAAGGGCAACGAGGGCGTGGCGTCCTACGTCCAGCAGATCGACGGTGCGATCGGCTACGTCGAGCTGGCCTACGCGATCCAGAACGCCATGTCGCACGCGCTGCTGCAGAATGCCGCCGGCAACTTCGTCGCGCCGAACGCCGACAGCTTCCAGGCCGCGGCCGCCACCGCCGACTGGGCCGGCGCCAGCGACTTCAACCTGGTGATCACCAATGCGCCCGGCGAGCAGGCCTGGCCGATCACCGCAACCAATTTCATCCTGATGCACAAGCAGCCGGCGGACGCGGAGCGCAGCCGCAACGCGCTGGACTTCTTCCGGTGGGCCCTGCACAACGGCCAGGCGCAGGCCGACGCGCTGCATTACGTGCCGCTGCCGGCGCCACTGGTGGACCAGGTGGAGCGATACTGGGCCAGCGAATTCGGTTTCACCCGCCGACGCCCAGTGACCCGCCGCCATCCATGA
- the pstC gene encoding phosphate ABC transporter permease subunit PstC has protein sequence MSTSVLTNAGILARDTADARNDRWFRYALAAAVALVLLLLAGAALSMLWGGRAVLQASGLDFFFSADWNPVQGRYGALVPIFGTLVTAAIAMLLAVPLSFGIAFHLTEVAPRWLRGPVGTAIELLAGIPSIIYGMWGLFVLVPVMTRHVTPWANEHLGPLPVIGPLFQGPPIGIGMLTAGIVLAIMVVPFISSVMREVFLTVPTRLKESAYALGSTKWEVSWNIVLPYTRSAVIGGIFLGLGRALGETMAVAFVIGNSTRFTASLLEPGTTIAALIANDFGEATGEYRSALLLLGFVLFIVTFVVLALARVMLARLARREGS, from the coding sequence ATGAGCACGAGCGTCCTGACCAACGCCGGCATCCTTGCGCGCGACACCGCCGACGCGCGCAACGACCGCTGGTTCCGCTACGCGCTGGCCGCTGCCGTCGCGCTGGTGCTGTTGCTGCTGGCTGGCGCCGCCCTGTCCATGCTCTGGGGCGGTCGCGCGGTGCTGCAGGCCAGCGGCCTGGACTTCTTCTTCTCCGCCGACTGGAACCCGGTGCAGGGCCGGTACGGGGCGTTGGTCCCGATCTTCGGCACCCTGGTCACCGCCGCCATCGCGATGCTGCTGGCGGTGCCGCTCAGTTTCGGCATCGCCTTCCACCTCACCGAGGTCGCGCCGCGCTGGCTGCGCGGCCCGGTGGGCACCGCGATCGAGCTGCTGGCCGGCATCCCTTCGATCATCTACGGCATGTGGGGCCTGTTCGTGCTGGTGCCGGTGATGACGCGCCATGTCACGCCGTGGGCGAATGAGCACCTCGGCCCGTTGCCGGTGATCGGCCCGCTGTTCCAGGGGCCGCCGATCGGCATCGGCATGCTCACCGCCGGCATCGTGCTGGCGATCATGGTGGTGCCCTTCATCAGCTCGGTGATGCGCGAGGTCTTCCTCACGGTGCCGACGCGGCTGAAGGAGTCGGCCTACGCGTTGGGTTCGACCAAGTGGGAAGTCAGCTGGAACATCGTGCTGCCCTACACCCGTTCGGCGGTGATCGGCGGCATCTTCCTGGGCCTGGGCCGGGCGCTGGGCGAGACCATGGCAGTGGCGTTCGTGATCGGCAACTCGACCCGCTTTACCGCCTCGCTGCTGGAGCCGGGCACCACCATCGCGGCGCTGATCGCCAATGACTTCGGCGAGGCCACCGGCGAGTACCGCTCCGCGCTATTGCTGCTGGGCTTTGTGCTGTTCATCGTCACCTTTGTCGTGCTGGCGCTGGCACGCGTGATGCTGGCCCGGCTGGCGCGCCGGGAGGGCAGCTGA
- the pstA gene encoding phosphate ABC transporter permease PstA — protein MTALRNEAVADALYRRRRIGNALALVLSNVATVIGLVCLGWISWTLLAKGLGGIEVALFTRDTPPPMTGGGLRNAFFGSAVMCLLAIAIGTPLAIAAGTWLAEYGRGTRVGTVVRFVNDILLSAPSIVLGLFVYTLVVMRTGGNFSAIAGAIALAFIVVPVVLRTTDEMLRLVPGQMREAALSLGMPHWKVVLQVMFRSALPGVMTGILLALARISGETAPLLFTAFGNQYWSADLTGPMASVPVVMYQYASSPYQSWQDLAWAGALVLTTFVLLTSLVARAIVARHRVAHD, from the coding sequence ATGACCGCGCTTCGCAACGAGGCCGTCGCTGACGCGCTGTATCGCCGCCGCCGGATCGGCAACGCGCTGGCGCTGGTGCTGTCCAACGTGGCGACCGTGATCGGCCTGGTCTGCCTGGGGTGGATTTCGTGGACGCTGCTGGCCAAGGGCCTTGGCGGCATCGAGGTGGCGCTGTTCACCCGCGACACGCCGCCGCCGATGACCGGGGGCGGTCTGCGCAACGCGTTCTTCGGCAGCGCGGTGATGTGTCTGCTGGCCATCGCGATCGGCACTCCATTGGCGATCGCCGCCGGCACCTGGTTGGCCGAGTACGGTCGCGGCACCCGCGTCGGCACGGTCGTGCGCTTCGTCAACGACATCCTGCTCTCCGCACCGTCCATCGTGCTGGGGCTGTTCGTCTACACGCTGGTGGTGATGCGCACCGGCGGCAATTTCTCCGCCATCGCCGGCGCCATCGCCCTGGCCTTCATCGTCGTGCCGGTGGTGCTGCGGACCACCGACGAGATGCTGCGGCTGGTCCCGGGCCAGATGCGCGAGGCGGCCCTGTCGCTCGGCATGCCGCACTGGAAGGTGGTGCTGCAGGTGATGTTCCGCTCGGCCCTGCCCGGCGTCATGACCGGCATCCTGTTGGCGCTGGCGCGGATCTCCGGGGAGACCGCGCCGCTGCTGTTCACCGCCTTCGGCAACCAGTACTGGAGCGCCGACCTGACCGGCCCGATGGCCAGCGTTCCGGTGGTCATGTACCAGTACGCCAGCAGCCCCTACCAGTCCTGGCAGGACCTCGCCTGGGCCGGCGCGCTGGTGCTGACCACCTTCGTCCTGCTGACCAGCCTGGTCGCCCGCGCCATCGTCGCCCGGCATCGGGTCGCGCATGACTGA
- the pstB gene encoding phosphate ABC transporter ATP-binding protein PstB encodes MERATRSTPLAADTAQASPKLDVRALDFHYDRFHALKDIHLSIPEKQITALIGPSGCGKSTLLRVFNRIYALYPKMRATGQVLLDGADILDPRYPLNRLRSRVGMVFQKPVPFPMTIFENVAYAIRHHEKLSKAEMAVRVEQALQQAALWDEVKDKLGASALGLSGGQQQRLCIARAVALRPDVLLLDEPTSALDPISTSRIEQLIAGLKNDFTIVMVTHNMQQAARVSDYTAFMYLGDLVEHDATATIFSNPSQRQTEDYITGRFG; translated from the coding sequence CTGGAGCGGGCGACCCGGTCGACTCCGCTTGCGGCCGACACCGCGCAGGCATCGCCAAAGCTCGATGTCCGCGCGCTGGACTTCCATTACGACCGCTTCCATGCGCTCAAGGACATCCACCTGTCGATCCCGGAGAAGCAGATCACAGCGCTCATCGGCCCGTCGGGCTGCGGCAAGTCGACGCTGCTGCGGGTGTTCAACCGGATCTACGCGCTGTACCCGAAGATGCGCGCGACCGGCCAGGTGTTGCTGGACGGCGCCGACATCCTGGATCCGCGTTACCCCTTGAACCGCCTGCGCAGTCGGGTCGGCATGGTCTTCCAGAAACCGGTGCCGTTCCCGATGACGATCTTCGAGAACGTCGCCTACGCCATCCGCCACCACGAGAAGCTCTCCAAGGCGGAGATGGCGGTGCGTGTCGAGCAGGCCCTGCAGCAGGCGGCGCTGTGGGACGAGGTCAAGGACAAGCTGGGCGCCAGTGCGCTGGGCCTGTCGGGCGGGCAGCAGCAGCGCCTGTGCATCGCCCGCGCGGTCGCGCTGCGGCCGGACGTGCTGTTGCTGGACGAGCCGACCTCGGCACTGGACCCGATCTCCACCAGCCGCATCGAGCAGCTCATCGCCGGCCTCAAGAACGACTTCACCATCGTCATGGTGACGCACAACATGCAGCAGGCGGCGCGGGTGTCGGACTACACCGCCTTCATGTACCTGGGCGACCTGGTCGAACACGACGCGACCGCGACGATATTTTCCAATCCCTCGCAGCGCCAGACCGAGGACTACATCACCGGGCGGTTCGGATGA
- the phoU gene encoding phosphate signaling complex protein PhoU, translated as MDGSGAGILQGHDAEQLRLLQETLRMGELAAVQLEGALALLARNDPPAAMRLIAADAAIDALEQQISHDVMQLALHGPMARDLRGILAALRITSDIERIGDFAANLAKRSTVLGDTLPRQRIATLQGIGHLAVTQLREVMAAYRDHDAEAARAVRERDVAIDRAYTAVFAELLGDMMGDAATIPACAHLLFVAKNLERIGDHATNIAENVWFLVHGDDPLPPREKRDHSSTLAAGDASKPAR; from the coding sequence ATGGACGGCTCCGGCGCCGGGATTCTGCAGGGCCACGATGCGGAACAGCTGCGCCTGCTGCAGGAAACCCTGCGCATGGGCGAGCTGGCAGCGGTGCAGCTGGAGGGCGCACTCGCCCTGCTGGCCCGCAACGACCCACCAGCGGCCATGCGGCTGATCGCCGCAGACGCCGCCATCGACGCGCTGGAGCAGCAGATCAGTCACGACGTGATGCAACTGGCCCTGCACGGGCCGATGGCGCGCGACCTGCGCGGCATCCTGGCCGCGTTGCGCATCACCTCCGACATCGAGCGCATAGGCGATTTCGCGGCCAACCTGGCCAAGCGTTCCACCGTGCTCGGCGACACCCTGCCGCGGCAGCGGATCGCCACGCTGCAGGGCATCGGGCATCTGGCGGTGACCCAGTTGCGGGAGGTGATGGCGGCCTATCGCGACCACGACGCCGAAGCCGCGCGGGCGGTGAGGGAGCGCGATGTGGCCATCGACCGGGCCTACACCGCGGTGTTCGCGGAATTGCTTGGCGACATGATGGGCGACGCGGCAACCATCCCGGCCTGCGCCCACCTGCTGTTTGTCGCCAAGAACCTGGAGCGGATCGGCGACCACGCCACCAACATCGCCGAGAACGTCTGGTTCCTGGTCCACGGCGACGATCCGCTGCCACCGCGGGAGAAACGCGACCACAGCAGCACCCTCGCGGCCGGCGACGCCAGTAAGCCGGCGCGCTGA
- the rnt gene encoding ribonuclease T, translating into MTDAAPSASTPGLPDAPTISPLATRFRGFLPVVVDVETGGFDWNRHALLEIAVVPVDIDENGLLVPGKTASAHVIPAPGLDIDPKSLEITGIVLDHPFRFAKEERAALDHVFAPVREALRRHGCQRAILVGHNAHFDLNFLNAAVARTAHKRNPFHPFSVFDTVTLAGVAYGQTVLARAAAAAGIEWDANEAHSAVYDTERTAELFCQIVNAWPTPMPGVAPLARAPASG; encoded by the coding sequence ATGACCGACGCCGCGCCCTCCGCCTCCACGCCAGGTTTGCCTGACGCGCCCACCATCTCGCCGCTGGCCACGCGCTTTCGCGGCTTCCTGCCGGTGGTGGTCGACGTGGAGACCGGCGGTTTCGACTGGAACCGCCACGCGCTGCTGGAAATCGCGGTGGTGCCGGTGGACATCGACGAGAACGGCCTGCTGGTTCCGGGCAAGACGGCCAGCGCGCATGTCATCCCGGCGCCCGGCCTGGACATCGATCCCAAGTCGCTGGAGATCACCGGCATCGTGCTGGACCATCCGTTCCGCTTCGCCAAGGAAGAGCGCGCCGCGCTCGACCATGTGTTCGCGCCCGTGCGCGAGGCGCTGCGACGACACGGCTGCCAGCGCGCGATCCTGGTCGGCCACAACGCGCACTTCGACCTGAACTTCCTCAACGCGGCGGTGGCGCGCACCGCGCACAAGCGCAATCCGTTCCACCCCTTCAGCGTGTTCGACACGGTCACCTTGGCCGGGGTCGCCTACGGGCAGACGGTGCTGGCGCGGGCCGCGGCGGCGGCGGGCATCGAGTGGGACGCCAACGAGGCGCACTCGGCGGTGTATGACACAGAGCGCACGGCCGAGTTGTTCTGCCAGATCGTCAATGCGTGGCCGACGCCGATGCCGGGCGTGGCGCCGCTGGCGCGGGCACCTGCGTCGGGCTGA
- the sugE gene encoding quaternary ammonium compound efflux SMR transporter SugE: MNWIILLTAGLFEIAWAIGLKYSEGFTRLWPTVGTLVAMAISVWMLGIAMKSLPVGTAYAIWVGVGAVGTVILGVVLFDEPVNALRIGSVALIIAGMVGLKLATP; this comes from the coding sequence ATGAACTGGATCATCCTCCTCACCGCCGGCCTGTTCGAAATCGCCTGGGCCATCGGCCTCAAGTACTCCGAAGGCTTCACCCGCCTCTGGCCAACGGTGGGCACCCTGGTGGCGATGGCGATCAGCGTCTGGATGCTCGGAATCGCGATGAAGAGCCTGCCCGTCGGCACCGCCTACGCCATCTGGGTCGGTGTCGGCGCCGTGGGCACCGTGATCCTTGGGGTGGTCCTGTTTGACGAGCCCGTCAACGCCCTGCGCATCGGCAGCGTCGCCCTGATCATCGCCGGCATGGTCGGCCTGAAACTCGCGACCCCGTAA
- the rlmB gene encoding 23S rRNA (guanosine(2251)-2'-O)-methyltransferase RlmB, with product MSQKQWIAGINAVAAAIEHDADNVREVLIEAGGKNPRLTEIEGSARRFGIDVRRVNQQALSGVAGSLRHQGVVARYEAAKTWDENELEDLVTAAEGRALLLILDGVQDPHNLGACLRSAAAAGVTAVIFPKDKAVQVNATVRKTSAGAADSVAVIPVTNLARTMRDLQKLGVWLYGLAGEAKGSLYNVDLRGNVGLVLGGEGDGLRRLTRENCDQLVNIPMPGADGGAGVESLNVSVAAGVTLFEAVRQRVTG from the coding sequence ATGAGCCAGAAACAATGGATCGCCGGCATCAACGCCGTCGCCGCCGCGATCGAGCACGACGCCGACAATGTGCGCGAGGTCCTGATCGAGGCGGGCGGCAAGAACCCGCGCCTGACCGAGATCGAAGGCTCCGCCCGCCGCTTCGGCATCGACGTGCGCCGGGTCAACCAGCAGGCGCTCTCCGGCGTCGCCGGCAGCCTGCGCCACCAGGGCGTGGTCGCGCGCTATGAAGCGGCGAAAACCTGGGACGAGAACGAACTGGAAGACCTCGTCACCGCCGCCGAAGGCCGCGCGTTGCTGCTGATCCTCGACGGCGTGCAGGACCCGCACAACCTCGGCGCCTGCCTGCGCAGCGCCGCCGCCGCCGGCGTGACCGCGGTGATCTTTCCCAAGGACAAGGCCGTGCAGGTCAACGCGACCGTGCGCAAGACCTCCGCCGGCGCCGCCGACAGCGTCGCCGTGATCCCGGTCACCAACCTGGCCCGCACGATGCGCGACCTGCAGAAACTCGGCGTCTGGCTGTACGGCCTGGCCGGCGAAGCCAAAGGCAGCCTGTACAACGTCGACCTGCGCGGCAACGTCGGCCTGGTGCTCGGCGGCGAAGGCGACGGCCTGCGCCGCCTCACCCGCGAAAACTGCGACCAGCTCGTCAACATCCCCATGCCCGGCGCCGACGGCGGTGCCGGCGTCGAAAGCCTGAACGTCTCGGTCGCCGCCGGCGTCACCCTCTTCGAAGCCGTCCGCCAGCGCGTCACCGGCTGA
- a CDS encoding DNA-formamidopyrimidine glycosylase family protein has translation MPEGPSIVILREAAAKFAGRRVLSVSGNSTQDIQRMRNLTVVAVRSWGKHFLLQFPRFSVRIHMLLFGSYRIDEDKGTPPRLSLGFSKGEALNFYACSVRFLEGDLDDHYEWSGDVMSDDWDPAAARRKLRARPEALAADVLLDQNVFAGVGNIIKNEVLHRIRLHPESTVGALPARKLGQLVTQARDYSFDFYHWKKAFQLKKHYQVHTRTICPRDGTRLSYRKHLGAAQRRAFWCDTCQRFYG, from the coding sequence ATGCCCGAGGGTCCTTCGATCGTCATCCTGCGCGAGGCCGCTGCGAAATTCGCCGGCCGCAGGGTGCTCAGCGTCTCCGGCAACAGCACCCAGGACATCCAGCGCATGCGCAACCTGACGGTGGTCGCGGTGCGCAGCTGGGGCAAGCATTTCCTGCTGCAGTTTCCGCGCTTCAGCGTGCGCATCCACATGCTGCTGTTCGGCAGCTACCGCATCGACGAGGACAAGGGCACGCCGCCGCGGCTGTCGCTGGGCTTCAGCAAGGGCGAGGCGCTGAATTTCTACGCCTGTTCGGTGCGCTTCCTGGAAGGCGACCTGGACGATCATTACGAATGGAGCGGCGACGTGATGAGCGACGACTGGGACCCGGCCGCCGCGCGCCGCAAGCTCCGTGCGCGGCCGGAGGCGCTGGCGGCCGACGTGCTGCTCGACCAGAACGTGTTTGCCGGCGTGGGCAACATCATCAAGAACGAAGTGCTGCACCGCATCCGCTTGCACCCCGAGAGCACCGTCGGCGCCCTGCCCGCGCGCAAGCTGGGCCAGCTGGTCACCCAGGCGCGGGACTACAGCTTCGACTTCTATCACTGGAAGAAGGCCTTCCAGCTGAAGAAGCACTACCAGGTCCACACCAGGACGATCTGCCCGCGCGACGGAACGCGACTGAGCTACCGCAAGCATCTGGGGGCGGCGCAACGCCGCGCGTTCTGGTGCGACACCTGCCAGCGGTTTTACGGTTAG